Proteins encoded in a region of the Streptomyces sp. NBC_00513 genome:
- a CDS encoding SpoIIE family protein phosphatase, translating into MTGRSGRSRGSPPAGHPPSLLARLSLAPGSVAGQVFALQAVIVLMVIAAAALALVFQARYDSRQDAGNRSLAAAEAFARAPGLPAALKSPDPTAVLQPLAEGARKASGLDFISVLKTDGVRYTDSRPELIGRKATGDLDRAVRGESFTETFKGAPSDAVRAVVPVRDASGAVVGLVATGIEIQNVGDAVENQLPLLIGAAAGALLLGTGGAALVSRRLRRQTSGLGPADMARMNEHHEAVLHAVREGVLIIGADHRLQLANDEARRLLGLPADAEQQHVEDLGLDPRTAALLTSGRVVTDEVHPAGDRLLAVNVRRTKPYAGRPSGSVVTLRDSTELAALSGRAEVARDRLQMLYDAGVRIGTTLDVTRTAEELSEVAVPRFADFVTVELLEPVLHGEEPSVPTGTYTEMRRAAMSGVRTDQPLQPVGEVIRFVVPTAPMAAALAAGSAVLAPDLRTAFGWRAQDADGTRIALEYGLHSLISVPLQARGVVLGMANFWRADTPEAFDEEDLSFAEELGARAAVSIDNARRYTREHATAVTLQRSLLPRVLPDLTAVDVAFRYLPAKAGVGGDWFDVIPLPGTRVALVVGDVVGHGVHAAATMGRLRTAVHNFSTLDMPPDELLGHLDELIDRIDRNENGPDAEDGEPVEEAAGVTGATCLYAVYDPVSGRCTLASAGHPGPALVHPDGRVEFPELPTGLPLGVGGMPFETTELMLPEGSRLALFTDGLLEDRDRDFDTGLGLLGETLARPGRSPDQACADVLAALLFPTPNDDIALLIADTRRLDAGRIAEWDVPDDTAAVSRVRNAGSAQIAAWGLEEIAFTAELILSELITNAIRYGSAPVGVRLLRDRTLIIEVSDGSSTSPHLRYAATTDEGGRGLFLVAQYAERWGTRYTERGKVIWAELPLSGNPAEPLAALTLDLDELEGLAW; encoded by the coding sequence ATGACCGGACGTTCGGGTCGATCCCGGGGATCACCGCCGGCGGGCCACCCACCGAGCCTGCTCGCGCGTCTCTCCCTGGCCCCGGGCAGCGTCGCCGGTCAGGTGTTCGCGTTGCAGGCCGTGATCGTTCTGATGGTGATCGCCGCGGCGGCACTGGCGCTGGTGTTCCAGGCCCGGTACGACAGCCGGCAGGACGCCGGCAACCGTTCGCTGGCGGCCGCCGAGGCCTTCGCGCGCGCGCCCGGCCTGCCCGCCGCCCTCAAGAGTCCCGATCCGACGGCCGTGCTCCAGCCTCTCGCGGAGGGCGCCCGCAAGGCCTCCGGGCTGGACTTCATCTCCGTCCTGAAGACCGACGGCGTGCGCTACACCGACTCCAGGCCCGAGCTGATCGGCCGGAAGGCCACCGGCGACCTCGATCGTGCCGTCCGCGGCGAGTCCTTCACCGAGACCTTCAAGGGCGCCCCGAGCGACGCGGTCCGCGCCGTGGTCCCGGTGCGGGACGCGAGCGGCGCGGTCGTCGGCCTCGTCGCCACCGGCATCGAGATCCAGAACGTCGGTGACGCGGTCGAGAACCAGCTCCCGCTGCTGATCGGCGCCGCCGCGGGCGCCCTGCTGCTCGGCACCGGTGGAGCCGCTCTCGTCAGCCGCCGGCTGCGGCGCCAGACCAGCGGCCTGGGCCCCGCCGACATGGCGCGGATGAACGAGCACCACGAGGCGGTACTGCACGCCGTGCGCGAGGGCGTGCTGATCATCGGGGCCGACCACCGGCTGCAGCTCGCCAACGACGAGGCCCGCCGACTGTTGGGCCTGCCCGCCGACGCCGAGCAACAGCATGTGGAAGACCTCGGGCTGGACCCCCGTACGGCGGCCCTGCTGACGTCGGGGCGGGTGGTGACGGACGAGGTCCACCCGGCGGGTGACCGCCTGCTCGCGGTGAACGTCCGGCGCACCAAGCCGTACGCGGGACGCCCCTCCGGCAGCGTGGTGACCCTGCGGGACTCCACCGAACTCGCCGCGCTCTCCGGCCGGGCCGAGGTGGCCCGGGACCGGCTGCAGATGCTGTACGACGCCGGGGTGCGGATCGGTACCACCCTGGACGTGACCCGGACCGCGGAGGAACTGTCGGAGGTGGCCGTCCCGCGGTTCGCGGACTTCGTGACCGTCGAGCTGTTGGAACCGGTGCTGCACGGCGAGGAGCCCTCGGTCCCCACCGGGACGTACACGGAAATGCGCCGGGCGGCCATGTCGGGGGTCCGCACGGACCAGCCGCTCCAGCCGGTCGGGGAGGTCATCCGGTTCGTCGTGCCGACGGCGCCGATGGCGGCGGCCCTGGCGGCGGGGAGCGCGGTGCTCGCCCCCGATCTGCGCACCGCCTTCGGCTGGCGGGCCCAGGACGCCGACGGGACCCGGATCGCGCTGGAGTACGGGCTGCACTCGCTGATCTCCGTACCGCTCCAGGCCCGCGGGGTGGTCCTCGGAATGGCCAATTTCTGGCGGGCGGACACCCCCGAGGCCTTCGACGAGGAGGACCTCTCGTTCGCCGAGGAACTCGGCGCGCGGGCCGCGGTGTCCATCGACAACGCGCGCCGCTACACCCGCGAGCACGCCACCGCCGTGACGCTCCAGCGCAGCCTCCTCCCCCGGGTGCTGCCCGACCTGACCGCCGTGGACGTCGCGTTCCGGTACCTGCCCGCGAAGGCCGGGGTGGGCGGGGACTGGTTCGACGTGATCCCGCTGCCGGGGACGCGGGTCGCCCTGGTCGTCGGCGACGTGGTCGGGCACGGGGTGCACGCGGCGGCGACCATGGGACGCCTGCGCACCGCGGTCCACAACTTCTCCACCCTGGACATGCCGCCCGACGAGCTGCTCGGACACCTCGACGAGCTGATCGACCGCATCGACCGCAACGAGAACGGCCCCGACGCGGAGGACGGCGAGCCCGTCGAGGAGGCGGCCGGGGTCACGGGCGCCACCTGCCTGTACGCGGTCTACGACCCGGTGTCGGGCCGCTGCACGCTGGCGAGCGCCGGGCATCCCGGGCCGGCCCTGGTCCACCCCGACGGCCGGGTGGAGTTCCCGGAGCTGCCGACCGGGCTGCCGCTGGGCGTGGGCGGGATGCCCTTCGAGACCACCGAGCTGATGCTGCCCGAGGGAAGCCGGCTCGCGCTCTTCACCGACGGCCTGCTGGAGGACCGCGACCGGGACTTCGACACCGGTCTGGGGCTGCTCGGCGAGACCCTGGCACGGCCCGGACGCAGCCCCGACCAGGCGTGCGCCGACGTGCTGGCGGCGCTGCTGTTCCCGACGCCGAACGACGACATCGCCCTGCTGATCGCCGACACCAGGCGGCTGGACGCCGGGCGGATCGCGGAATGGGACGTGCCCGACGACACGGCGGCGGTCTCGCGGGTGCGCAACGCGGGCTCGGCGCAGATCGCCGCCTGGGGTCTGGAGGAGATCGCCTTCACGGCGGAGCTGATCCTCAGCGAGCTGATCACCAACGCCATCCGCTACGGGAGCGCGCCCGTCGGGGTGCGGCTGCTCCGCGACCGGACGCTGATCATCGAGGTGTCCGACGGCAGCAGCACGTCCCCGCACCTGCGGTACGCGGCCACCACCGACGAGGGCGGTCGGGGGCTGTTCCTCGTCGCGCAGTACGCCGAGCGGTGGGGCACGCGGTACACCGAGCGGGGGAAGGTGATCTGGGCGGAGCTCCCGCTGAGCGGGAACCCGGCGGAGCCGCTGGCGGCCCTCACGCTGGACCTGGACGAGCTGGAGGGCCTGGCCTGGTGA
- a CDS encoding GlxA family transcriptional regulator has protein sequence MAVMHRIAIVCQPGIRAFDLAVITEVWGPDRSRAGVPRFELRRCALDTGPISLPGGLTLAPDRGLDWLARADLVVVPALSEPCDPTPEPVLAALREAHARGVPVASLCAGAFILAEAGLLEGRRAVTHWWLAPRLAERHPGVLVEDAPLFVEDSGIWTSAGVASGIDLCLHLVREAHGSEVAAAIARSMVTGPFRTGDHAQYLDRPTPAADRTAEALAAVRERALRHLHEPLDVATLARWAGMSPRSFARHFAAGTGTTPHKWLLHHRLDEARKLLERTDHPVSEVARRAGFSGEVNFRQRFTAHVGMSPRAYRAEAAATPKPRRQC, from the coding sequence ATGGCAGTCATGCACCGGATCGCGATCGTCTGTCAGCCCGGCATCCGCGCCTTCGACCTGGCCGTCATCACCGAGGTCTGGGGGCCCGACCGCAGCCGCGCCGGCGTCCCGCGCTTCGAGCTGCGGCGCTGCGCCCTGGACACCGGGCCGATCTCCCTGCCCGGCGGGCTGACGCTGGCGCCCGACCGGGGCCTGGACTGGCTGGCCCGCGCCGACCTGGTCGTCGTACCGGCGCTGTCCGAGCCCTGCGACCCGACCCCCGAGCCCGTGTTGGCGGCGCTGCGGGAGGCCCACGCGCGGGGTGTGCCGGTGGCCTCGCTCTGTGCCGGTGCCTTCATCCTCGCCGAGGCCGGGTTGTTGGAGGGGCGCAGGGCCGTGACCCACTGGTGGCTCGCCCCCCGGTTGGCCGAGCGCCATCCAGGGGTGCTGGTCGAGGACGCCCCCCTCTTCGTGGAGGACTCGGGCATCTGGACGTCCGCCGGGGTGGCCTCCGGCATCGACCTGTGCCTGCACCTGGTCCGGGAGGCGCACGGCTCGGAGGTCGCCGCGGCCATCGCCCGGTCCATGGTGACGGGGCCCTTCCGCACCGGGGACCACGCCCAGTACCTGGACCGGCCCACCCCCGCGGCGGACCGTACCGCCGAGGCGCTGGCCGCCGTGCGCGAACGGGCCCTGCGCCATCTGCACGAGCCCCTGGACGTCGCCACGCTGGCGCGCTGGGCCGGCATGTCGCCCCGCTCCTTCGCCCGGCACTTCGCGGCCGGCACGGGCACCACCCCGCACAAGTGGCTCCTCCATCACCGCCTGGACGAGGCCCGCAAACTGCTGGAACGCACCGACCACCCGGTGTCGGAGGTGGCCCGGCGGGCCGGGTTCTCCGGTGAGGTGAACTTCCGCCAACGGTTCACGGCGCACGTCGGCATGAGTCCGCGTGCGTACCGCGCGGAAGCCGCCGCCACCCCCAAACCGCGGCGACAGTGTTAG
- a CDS encoding isochorismatase family protein codes for MTTNENPKPNDPAIEIADNTALVVVDVQRGFDDASFWGPRNNPEAEANIAALMDAWQETGRPLVLVRHTSVLPGSVLAEDQPGHAFKDFVRDRRDTAALLVTKTVNSSFHGTPDLARWLEAQGIGGIVVVGIQTNMCVETTARVGGNLGYEVLVPLDATHTFDLEGPDGLSLTADALATATAVNLHGGGFARVTTTARLLSAVRGAVTA; via the coding sequence ATGACGACGAACGAGAACCCGAAACCGAACGACCCCGCGATCGAGATCGCCGACAACACCGCGCTGGTGGTCGTCGACGTCCAGCGCGGCTTCGACGACGCGTCCTTCTGGGGCCCGCGGAACAACCCGGAGGCCGAGGCCAACATCGCCGCCCTGATGGACGCCTGGCAGGAGACGGGCCGCCCCCTGGTCCTGGTCCGGCACACATCGGTGCTCCCCGGTTCCGTCCTGGCCGAGGACCAGCCCGGCCACGCGTTCAAGGACTTCGTCCGGGACCGCCGGGACACGGCCGCCCTGCTGGTCACCAAGACGGTGAACTCCTCGTTCCACGGCACCCCGGACCTGGCGCGCTGGCTCGAAGCCCAGGGCATCGGCGGGATCGTCGTCGTCGGGATCCAGACCAACATGTGCGTCGAGACCACCGCCCGGGTGGGCGGCAACCTCGGCTACGAGGTACTCGTCCCCCTCGACGCCACGCACACCTTCGATCTCGAAGGCCCGGACGGCCTGAGCCTGACCGCCGACGCGTTGGCCACCGCCACGGCCGTCAACCTCCACGGCGGCGGGTTCGCCCGCGTGACCACCACCGCCCGGCTCCTCTCCGCGGTCCGGGGCGCGGTCACCGCGTAG
- a CDS encoding GNAT family N-acetyltransferase translates to MTTLLTARLLLAPLDRASAEHLASGIPRPDDRWGPGYPEAADRAGAERFLRLLSERGDPGPFGAYEIRGRDDGVAIGGAGFHGPPNAAGRVTVGFALIPAARGRGHAAEALRALLDHARSHGARGVDGDTDQENAATGRVMAAAGMRFLRDDGRLRHYAVTWADR, encoded by the coding sequence GTGACCACACTGCTGACCGCGCGGCTGCTGCTCGCGCCCCTGGACCGGGCCTCGGCCGAACACCTCGCGTCCGGGATCCCCCGGCCGGACGACCGGTGGGGGCCCGGGTATCCGGAGGCCGCGGATCGGGCGGGGGCGGAGCGGTTCCTGCGGCTGCTCTCCGAGCGCGGCGATCCGGGGCCGTTCGGCGCGTACGAGATACGGGGCCGCGACGACGGCGTGGCGATCGGCGGGGCCGGGTTCCACGGGCCGCCGAACGCGGCCGGACGGGTCACCGTCGGTTTCGCGCTGATCCCTGCGGCCCGGGGCCGCGGTCATGCCGCCGAGGCGCTGCGCGCCCTGCTGGACCATGCCCGTTCGCACGGCGCCCGCGGGGTGGACGGGGACACCGACCAGGAGAACGCGGCCACCGGGCGGGTGATGGCCGCCGCCGGGATGCGGTTCCTACGGGACGACGGCCGGCTGCGTCACTACGCGGTGACCTGGGCCGATCGCTGA